The Choloepus didactylus isolate mChoDid1 chromosome 7, mChoDid1.pri, whole genome shotgun sequence genome segment AAAGATGAAATGGAAgttgccagaaggagaagagaagcttAACATCAAGAAGTATGAACTTCACTTGACCCACCACCTGTAGCCATTTGACTGTTGAGTTAAGAAGCAGAAAGAGGAGGTTGGGGGTTCTCTCAGCCTCCTCCCTCATCAGACCAAGGGGAGCAAGAGGAGGCCTTAGATGAGGCTGGGGCCCCTCCATCCTTTGGGGCAGCCCAGCTGAGCCCTCTCCCCCTTTGGCTGGATGACTCCTTTCTGCTGCCTTGACAACTcctggagaagaggagagaaacagACTAGGCATCTGTGCTGCTCCCTACCCTCAGGGTGAGGGCTCTGCCTTCCCCCACATCCCTAAAATTTACCTGTTGTAACCACAAGCCCTGTTTCCTTGACCTTTCCTTCCACTCCTGGGAGGTGCAGGGACTAGCCTTGTTCATTGGACACGGGGAGAACTGAGGGGAAATTGGTTGTGTTTTCTCTTAAACCAGCACTGAACCAACAATTCCCCTGTCCCCACTTACCAAATGcctaaactaaaaataataaactcaccttctcctGAATCAGGTTCTGCAAACAGATGTTCACCTTTAGAATCTGGGCTAACTGGAGGCCATGAGGCTCTGAGTATAAATCTGTCAGAAAAGTCTAAAGAAGGAGGAGTTGGAGGCTGACGACGTGGTGAAAATTTGAGGTTCATCTGCCAGCCTTCGTCTGTCATCACAGGACATTCCACTCCTCTATCTGGGTCCCCTCATCCCAGTACCCTCCAGGCAGGTAGAAAAATCCAATACTCCCCACCTGTATCTTCTTACCATTCCAATTCCTCCAACCCCTCAAATAGCACAATATACAACACCCCCTCTCCCTATGCTTTTGGATCCTCCCTGGCCATCCCTGCCCCAGCTTCCTAATCCAGGCCACTCCCCCATCTCAATGGAATGATCCAAATCATGTCCCTCTGAATAGAGTGTAGACCAGCCTCGTCCATCCCCAACAATGAACACTAACCTAACCCCCTGGCATCCTGTCATTACAATGCTGCCTTCAGTTCATGATCCTTATGATCCCTGCCCATTAACTCTCCCCTCTCCAGAGTGGTCTCAGGCTGTGTTCACACTTCCTTGCTCCCTCTGCACTGCCtgccccccaaacacacacagaggGACAGCCCCGTACCTCCCCAAGGGCACCCAGATGCAGCTGCTGTCTCTGTGCCTCCCTCAGATGACTCTCAAACCAGGCCCGGCTGTGCTCCAGCAGCTCCAGCCCCTGCCACAGGACATCCTGTTCTCTCTCCAGAGTCTGCATCTTCTGCAGCTAGAAAAGGCAGAAAGCAGAGGCTTACTTTCCGTCCACAGCAGGGCTCTGGGCCCTGTTGGGTTCGTTGTCTGGTTACTGAGAACGAGCCCAGACTAGCCACTGAGCACCTGGCAGGCaggagaaggaagggggaagaCTGGTGAATCCTCAAAGTTGAGTGGAAATACAGAGGGCAGATCAAGGGAAAGGGGCTTTCCCATGGGCCTCCTTTTTAGGCTAATACTCACCCAAAGGAAGAAGTTCCGGGCCCCTGGGTCTTGGCAGCTTGTCCCCAGAGGCAGCAGCAGGACCGTGTAGGAAGCCTGCACCGGGCTCCCCATGGCTCTGAGGTGGGAGAGGGTGGAGCCACTCCCACGGGTGCAGCCCGGACTGGCCCTTCCCCCTCCACCCCTGACTCACACCGTCCTGAACTGTCAGCCTCTCAGGCTGTGTCTGTCTGAGGTTGGGGTGTTCCTACTTAAGGGCGAAGACCATATCTCCCCAGGGCTCCTTTTCTCCCCTCTAATCTGTTTTTGTAGGGCCGTCTTGAAGTGGCTTGTTCTCATGAAGTCCCCCCTGGGTAGAATCGGAGGTCTGCCTACAGCAGTGTCACTGTATCATTAATGAGGCAGGGCAGGTCCCTCTGTAAACTCCTGCTCTGTGTTTCATTTACTTCCTATTCTCTTGCTTTGTTGTAGCTGGTCTAAGAAAACAATAACCCTCTCAAAATAAACTTTATTCTTACTATTGAACAAAAtatccagggaaacagaactctGAGTGTGAAAGAGGTAAGGCAACAAAGAGGGCGTGGCAGCCCACTGGGGTCCTGGGAGGTTGGGTTGGTCTTGGAAGAGGCCAGAGGAAGGGATCTCAGAGGACAGACTTGGCTGCAGGCAGCACTTCCTGatgcatgaaaatgtccaagtccaGGTTGGGATCTTCCAAATCCAATTTCAGAAACTTATTCACTAAGGTCTGGCAactgaaggggagagagagaacacTGAGATTTATGGGATATGGATACCCAAGTCCATGAGCAGAGGGGAGGGGCTGCAGCACAGGAAATTGAGGACCTTGATGATTTAGTGTTTCAGAAATAATTAGTGGGTCTTTGAAGGGTAAAGTGTTGGAAGAAGACCACCCAAGTCCATGAGAAGGGGAGAAGAGTTGTAGAAGATGCTAGAGACAAACAGGACACAGGGGCCACACTCACTTTTCCATCTGATTTTCCTTTAGCAACTCCTTGACAGGCTTGATGGGTTTCCCACTGCGGATCAAGTCTGAGACCTAGGAACGACAAGAAGGAAGGTGG includes the following:
- the SAPCD1 gene encoding suppressor APC domain-containing protein 1 isoform X2 — encoded protein: MGSPVQASYTVLLLPLGTSCQDPGARNFFLWLQKMQTLEREQDVLWQGLELLEHSRAWFESHLREAQRQQLHLGALGEFSPCPMNKASPCTSQEWKERSRKQGLWLQQELSRQQKGVIQPKGERAQLGCPKGWRGPSLI
- the SAPCD1 gene encoding suppressor APC domain-containing protein 1 isoform X1; this translates as MGSPVQASYTVLLLPLGTSCQDPGARNFFLWLQKMQTLEREQDVLWQGLELLEHSRAWFESHLREAQRQQLHLGALGETFLTDLYSEPHGLQLAQILKVNICLQNLIQEKFSPCPMNKASPCTSQEWKERSRKQGLWLQQELSRQQKGVIQPKGERAQLGCPKGWRGPSLI